GTGCGCCCCAGCCGGCGTGAAGCCGCTGAGGATGGAGGAGACGTCCAGCTCCCCGAGCTCGCCGAGGGAGGCGTTGGCGTCGTGGCATGGGGAGTCCATCGTGGGGCTGCCCGTTGGCGGCCTCATCTTGACGATCTGGCACTTCTTGAACACCCTGCAGACCACCCATTCCTCCTTCCGaaacaaaatgaaagaaaaaaacatatttcaGGAAACATTTCACAAGTTTGCAATAATGTCAGCAATTACTTAACCAATTGCTTCCAACATGCTGTGTTTTTTCACAACTAATTTGCACCATTGGTTAATTAATAATTAGATGTATAGTACCTTGTTGGGTTTGTATGGGAACTTGTTTTGGAGCCTGTACTCGTGCATGACCCAGCTGGTCTTCTCGCCCTTGGGAGCTCTGCCCCTGTAGAAGACTAGGGTTTTCTTCATTCCCACGAGCATGTCGCAGTGGAAGATCTCCTTGTCCTTGCCTGTAGTCTTCCAGTAGCCGGAGTCGGTGGCGCGGTTGGTGCGGATGCCGGTCGGGTATTTTCGGTCCCGCATGCTAAAGAAGTACCACTCCTTCTCCCCCATGTTAGCTTTGCCTGCAGATCCCAGAGTTCCATTAGCAGTATCCATGGATTGCCATGACTTGAATTCTTGATCGGTTAGACGCGCTGGAATCTATGTATGTAACCGTGACTAAGTGCACTAACTGCAGTCAGTGTGTAGAGCAATGTGCACATATATAATCTAATAATGACGTTGAATCATTCATGTCATTAAATAATTAGGTTACATGCATTGCAATTCTTACCAAATCGTTGGAAAGGAGAGAAGCATAAAAAGTATAGAAGATGTTGGAACATGCACAAATTATTTTCAGTTTATATATTCACGAATTGCACTTTGATTTGCAGAATTTTTCCTGATCAAACATGCAAGCAGAAAGAATCGACCATCAGGAGAAAACTAGCGCATATATTGCACTCTTGCATGCCTCAATCAAAATCGAATAAGCTGTTCCTCCAGGCATGCTATAACTATATGCTAGTGGTATATAGTCGCACATTACATGGAACTAGAAGTAAGGATGTGGGACGAACTATGTGCGTTAGTAATAGAGCTTAAGTAGTCCTTACTCGGGAGGTCCCATGGCTCGCACTTGTTGAGGTCGACGTCCGCGATGGCGCGGGTGGCAAAGGTGAAGTCGGAGACCTTGCGGGTGAGGTAGTAGGTTACGAGCTCCTCGTCCGTCGGGTGGAACCGGAACCCCGGCGGAAGTCCCTCCATTGATATCGCTCCAATAAATGTAGCTAGCCCTGAAAATTCAGTGAAGTGCTTGCTCAGGCCCACACTGTCTCTCTGTCCCTGCGCACACTCACTGCAGACTGTGAGCAGTGCAGCAGTGGCGGCGATCTAGCTAGCGCAAGGATGCATATATACTGGCAGAGGAAGACACGCCCACAGACACTTTCTGTATAAGGCCAAAAGGGCGCATGCACATGTGTGCCTGAAGACAACGCAATAGAGTGAATATTtagagaaattttacggtggtccaaaattaatatgaggcatctatttttagagtctAACGGTCCAGATTAATCAGGATACTACTCATTTCTTACCGGTAGTATAAgtagtatatgtgagtagtatggtagtattagggttattttTGGGAGAAAAATATATGGTATGAAAGTAATATTTCATTAccgttttaatattttaatctaTATTTGGCATGAGAGTTCATGTGCTACCCATCGACTAGGGTTAGCGATCCGATATTTGCGACGTCGATCTTTCTATTAGTAAAAGCATGAtgggtaattttaacaaaattgtcataattaccaaaatattcAATTACATGGATCGTCGGATTAGATTTATAATACCTCCTACCTCTAGGTAGTATGGACCACCATAAAAAAGCTCAATATTTAATGAGCAAATGCTATTCTTGCTGCACCACGTTCGTCTTCTTTCTTCGTTTCTTTTCTTCTAGAGCGAGTTCCATGGTCTCAACAACTGCGGCCCCGAAAATGACGGGAAGGAGTATTGACAACGACGACGACGGGGCggaggagaaagggagagaacCATCGATTGCACCATCCAGCAGTGCGAGACTCATCATGCCGGTGCGGGGCATTTCCAGCCAACTCCACCCACCTCCACCCACCTGCCTCGGTGAATAACGGAGGCCCGGCATCAGCCAGCTAGATGCAAGACAACGACGACGATAAGAATGAAAGCTTATGCTAACCGCACATATATATTATAATTAAGCGGATGAGACAGCGTGCAATCAGACGGGGATTAGCCCTTTACGAGCACGTACGGCCCGTGTACTTACTAGGTGAAATCTCACGGTCCTTGGGAGTCGCTAGCTGCCACACGCACTGACCGATACAACTTGTTCGTAGGGAAAAGAGCACGTACGGGGGCGTGTAGTTTCTGAACCGTATGTGCGTGCTTGTAACTTTGCTGATGGATTAATTCCGACCTAACTTCTGATCGATCGTCGGCAGAGGCAGGAAGGAGCGAGCTAGGCGCGATCGATATATCCGTCGGGTCACACGTGCGAAAATGACACGGGTTGCGCGTTACGGTCTAATTTAGTTGTTGAGGACTTGCAGTACAATGTGTCTGCAACTGCAATATTGGTCGTAGAGCATAGATTCTCTATGGATCATGCAGGTATGATTTTAGCGAGTCTGTCATCTCTGCTATATGTTACTCCTATTAGCTTGTGGACGAGCACGGAGCgccgttaaaaaaaaaaatttgagatGCAATATATCATTAAAGTGGAATCGATCAACGAGCTAGAATCAGTATCGGTGAAGTCTCTATGGATCATGCAGGTATGATTTTAGCGAGTCTGTCATCTCTGCTATACGTTACTCCCATTGGCCGGATTAAGAATGTGAGATGCAATCATTAAAAGTGGAATTGATCAACGAGCTAGAATCAGTATCGGTGAATCTTCTTCGCTCGGGATGGACCAGCTGTTTAATTCGATAGAACAATTTGCATGCGTTTTTGGTGCAATCGACAGCGGGTTCGACAAAATTAGAAGGCCTACGTGCCATCACAAGCTACAAGCCCATTTGGCAACTTGGCAGCATCTATACTTTCATTATTCTGTACCAAAAGAGCAGTGCTGTCGAAAATGTGAATGAATCTTCGGACTCCGTGTATCGTTCACCAGCATCATATGATTACTGAAATCTCATTAGTCATTAGGTTCTGCAGTTCATTTCACAACCATCTGCCAGAGTTTCAGCTTCGACGAGAAAAGGGGAGGCACAGGCTTTCCTCGACGATCTTCGAAAAGAGGTTTATATTACACTTTTTCCACCCATTTGGGATTTCTCTCCAAACAGTCTGGTTGCTCTCTGCAGTTCCAGGATGTTCAATAGCTTCGTGCGGTCTGCTGCTAGAATCCGTTTATTCTGGGCTCTTGTTCGAGTCCAGTAATGAGTTCATTCAGCGAGCTCCCTTCAGCCCCTTCCTTTTTCCATAAAGAAAGATTTTATTAACTCTCGTATTATATTAAGATAATATAACCGTATAAAAATATACTTTCGATCTCTACATAACTAAAGAAAAAACTACTAAACAAAGTCTAAAACTAAAATTTAGAACAAACAAGGTAGTGGGCTTAAAATCCACTATCTATAATCCCGTTCACGTTGCATGAACAGTGCCCGACCACTGCTCCAAACGAGTACATGCCATTGTATATATCTCTTGAGCTTCTGGCTACTTAGATGGCAGACTAAGTAAAGAGCcaacatatacatgtatatataaccTGTATAGGATTAAAATGTTTCTTtcttcaaaaataattttatttctacATAACCATACTGATCAATATAAGGCTGTTGTTACAACCAGTATATAAGCTTTCAGTTTTTTACTCAAGCCATATAGCCAGTTTTCCATCATGTGAGTTACGCTATGAGGTGGGTAAAAGTTTGAAGCCACTTGGATAATAAATATATGAAACgtgcaaaaagaaaataaaaaaatagatgtttaattgtttcattttttttatagaaacaACACTTCTCACTTCCTTGccttttttttctagattatCTTTAGTTAAGAGGACTCTTTGTTGGACATACCATAagaatattttgattttttgggtAACTTCAACTTCCACAATTTTCTGTTTATATTTGGGGTGTCAATATATTTTAATGCGCAATATAGGGAATTTACTAGGAATTTGCCGTTACGTGTCAAATTCTAGTTGAATTCATCCTGCACTTGTGTAAATGCGAAGCTACTAATCCTTGTTATGAGATTGTCCCCATGCAAATCAATATTTGGGCATTCAAATTTTGACGGAAAGAGGTATTTGGCGAATACTCTTGCAGTACTTGTACAACAGTTTTGTGTTTACGTCGTATTATGTAGCATAAACTGGGATATTATTCTCTAGGTAGGAAATTTTCTAACCATGTGTCCTCCCATAAGCTAGTTTATTTGCCACCTCCGACGTTGAATGATCCAAAGTGGAATAGATGTTGCTTCACATTCATCAAGCTAACCTAAAAGTATGAATCTCCTGATTTCCAGTGAACTTAGGATAAAGGTTTTGACCCTAAATTTATTTTCTTAATAAATTTTGTCatactccatcttcatttaAAAGTTTGAATAACCATTTACATATCAAAGAGATGTTCTGGACATCTAGATCTTGGATCCCTAAGCTGTCCTGCTTTTTAGGCAGACAGAGAATCTTCTATTTCGCTAGtcgatatttctttttatgactATTATTTTGCCACTAAAATTGGGACTGTAGTCTAGTCTTTGAAGGACCAGATGATAGGCGCTTCCGACCTTTTCGTTTTAGAGACAAAGAGAGATTGACATAAAGCAAATAAAATTTTCGGTCTCGGCCCGCCAACAAGGTCACTAGCTTTTGCACCTTTCAACTTGATGGGTAATTTTTACTAGTAAAAAGTCCATGCGACCCCGAGGTATCCTAAATGACTGAATAAcctttcaagaaaaaaaagacagtTTGTATGGCTACTAtagaacaccacatatataacaCCCAATCAGTACTGGTTCAATAGTAATCGCTACTGAAGacgtatcaatgccggttcttaaactcccacacACGAGCAACGACTAAGAAGCTAAGAATCGACACTAATAGTCACTATCAGCACTGGTTCTAATCAAGAATCGACATTGAtacatcagtgttggttctagCTATGAACTAGCACTGACAATcagcatcagtgccggttttagtcatgaaccgccactgatagtaagtatcagtatttgttctagctacgaaccgtcactgatgattgctaCTATCATAATTCATCtacaaaatttataattttttcacacatAGTCGGATAAAGAAAAACTTTATGTGAAAATTACaactctcgatgagatctataactgtgtagttgaaaactttataatttaagatcatttaaatccccaaataattataacaaaGTTACAGGATTGgttggatggagacaaactttatatgaatattgtagaactcgacgagatgtataactttgtagttgacaactttttcatttgaggtcatttaaatgtcAAAATAGTCATTTCAACGTTTGATCAAAAGATATAAaaagatttattttgctactatccTCACGAATGGATGATAACTGAGATGGTTTGAGCGGTTGTGCGCGCGCACCTGTGTGATGTCGTGAGTTCAAGTCCTAGTTGCCGCATGTTAGCGAATATCGCGTGACTTTGCGAATGTTGGATGTGGTCGAGTGAGCAGCGTCTGGTCGTGAAAAAttgtttttaagattttttttacgcaaaaaatattgaaccaggaccgactatcagtgtcggttggtagctccaaccggcactgatagtctacTGTGACACTAATAGTGATTGTTAATACCAGTTCCATACCCaatactgatagtcagtgactatcaataTTGAataatcagtatcggttcaaaacCTATTACTCAGGATGATTTTGAACCGATACCGATAAAAATTTCTATAATAGTATATAACCCTATCGTATAGATCACTTGACCCCGTAGTTGTTTTTACATGGTGGTTTATTTAACCTATGACGAAGGGTGCTATTGCCACCCTTGATCAATGCTAAGTATGCTGTAAAGAATCACGTGAAACAACCATGTTAGGCTTACACGTACGATTTTTTTTCAACATGATAGGCTTACACAGaccataatttttttccttcagCAGGTTACGTGTCCGCACTACCATATCTCATGGGTCAATCGGACTGTATTTCTTTTACTTTACCATGATGGGACCGTGTAAGTAAGTTCTGTTTTCTTTTGAGTTCTGTCTAAACTTGAACTCCATTCCGTTGTTGAAAACAATTCCATCATTTCTCGGTGTCTGCAAAAACGCTTAACTATGCAGAGCGCTCCATCAGAGATTTACCAGCTATAGGAGCAGTTTCAAGAGGGCATATTGCATGCCTAAAAAAAGGTCCCTTTAGAAGGATACTCGTTGGCTCTACTAAATGCATGCACGAAATATTTCAATGGAGCAAGTGACGtataaattgaatatttttcttatacaGAGACGACACCTGTGTAACTTGACTGCTAATGTCGTTCTCCATCTTTTTCAGCTAGCAAAGTGGCTGTCCTTTCATTCATAGCAAAACACATACTAATTAGCCTAATAATATGTCAAGACcgaataaatttataaatagtCTAATCTACGCTATGTGTTTAGTCTATAAATTAATCCCAATATATAATGACTTTTATTGCTAATAGCGTAACAATATCCATAACTTATTCGATTAAATCATCTTACAAAAGAGAATTCAAGTATCAATAAGAAAATGAATTGCAGCAATCCTAAGCgtattcttcatcttccttggAAAACTTCACATGCAATCGACAGAGTGAACACCTCCCTAGAATGCACATTCTTCCATGAAGTCTTCGAAATCTTTCTCAACTGAGTGTGGTTTAGTTATAACAAGTGTAATGTTGTACTCCACAAGCTGtgatagaaaaaaaatgcatatgaaggcttcaACATGAATAAGGCCAACTGGGTTCTTTTGCAGAAAAGTGGCATTTATTTCAAAACAGTTGAAAAGAGAGTAATTAATTAAGTTAACAACAGTTTGTAACAACCATCCTGACTTAAACAACATTCCAATAGCTCAACCAAGGTTCTCACCATCATAATTGACCAACACCTCAACTATAGTTTTCACTACCACAGTTGACCAACCCGACCATACCATCagattctaatcatgtgagtgTTCCTCgccgctcttgaccatgagcatggctaattaattagttttacactctacagaggttgtatactttacccacaagtcatgatatCCATTCTGCTCGTGTTAGATAGATAGTTAAACACTCTCGAGGTGTGCGGCCAGCAATCATTGCACAACGTTTCTCAATACATGTATgtctgctaaggtttcactagTGTGAGAGTACACCCTCCATAATAGCAACCCCTCTTGCACCAAATAGTTCAAGGAAGTACACCATTTCATTCCTATACTACCATCTAATCTACACTATGTTGACAAAAccgctaattaattggctagctCTAGCCTATACTAGACTTATGGTTGTATTGTTAACTCAGAATGATCGCTCCATGAGCCGGTCCTTAGGTTTAAGCAAAGCTACCAACCGTGCAACATGTACTGGTCTCATCCAAACCACTTGCTTAAATCttaattccatgttgctacaaaaattgtaccatcattttttttaacatagtTGCATAAGACTATTATCATATTCAGTTGAGCCATTATTATTATCACCATTCCAAAGCAAGGCGAAGCATCATatacccttccataaccaaaaccataaccatggcAACAACAATGTTAAACAAAGACTAGGGTAAACCCTAATTTTGAATTCCCGATAATATTATTAACATgcatatttgtaaaacaaagTATTTGAAAACTAGGATGAATATGTTCAAGGACACAATTTTCCTTCACAATacttagttgggtcttcaaagtaTTGGTTCCAAAGTCCTTCTTGCTCTTGCGAAACGTTGGCATCTACTCTAAAAATAAGCGGAAAGACAACAAATAAACACTAAGGTCCAAACAGAATCAAATAGCACACAACAATCAACATCACTCAATAGATTAGGTATTTATGGAAATTTTGGTGAAACAACGGATCAAATCAAAGTTATAGTTGATAAGGTAAGGTTTCTAGAAGATTAAAATAGGACCTAAAGATTTACTAAAGGTGAAACTAAGCGATtaagaatttttctagaattttctggAGTGATCTATGTTTTTCTGGtgttttctatgatttttttagaatttattagaattatttaactaaagaaaaacattattaaaactatTAGCCAATTATTTAATAATTATTAACTAATTACAAGATTTATTAGAATTAAACTAACACAAAATGATTTAATAGATTTATCACTTAGGGAAAAGCATTAAACAAAAGATTTACTAATCACTTGAATTATCAAAATCATTTTATTAATAGATAACATAATTATGGTGTCATGCTAACATCAGTATAGGAAAAAGATTAATTTTAAAACAGACATGTGCTACATGTGCTAAGATGTTGAGGTGGTGCTAATGTGGTGCATGAGGTGGCTGACAAGGTGGTAGACGACTAGACAGGCTAACTGGGATGCTACTTATACACTAGGTTGACATGGCACTTAACTAGATGCCAACTGGACGGCCAAGCAGAGTGATGTTGGCTAACGTGGCAACGCTAAATCTAATTATGGCTCATTAAATCTGGCTCGTCAGATTTATATCCAACAACCCATATCTAAATAACTGAATGGGTATGTGTGAAACTAACCATGGCCATCCATCTCAAATCATGTGGTTAGGAGCTCACCTTCTCTATTTGTGGTACTGGTTGATAACGGCAGCTACTTCCCACGGTGGCACTTGGTCGAAGCTTCGCCGAAATTGTCTTGCGCTGCTCAAATTGCTCCGATGAGCTTCA
The nucleotide sequence above comes from Phragmites australis chromosome 4, lpPhrAust1.1, whole genome shotgun sequence. Encoded proteins:
- the LOC133914245 gene encoding NAC domain-containing protein 92-like yields the protein MEGLPPGFRFHPTDEELVTYYLTRKVSDFTFATRAIADVDLNKCEPWDLPSKANMGEKEWYFFSMRDRKYPTGIRTNRATDSGYWKTTGKDKEIFHCDMLVGMKKTLVFYRGRAPKGEKTSWVMHEYRLQNKFPYKPNKEEWVVCRVFKKCQIVKMRPPTGSPTMDSPCHDANASLGELGELDVSSILSGFTPAGAHTSSSSQGTLHHGAGDSFGHRVDMSAYMSWMAAANQGAAAAAAAAMLPWATAPGLYGNVFPQNQLVQKPLPFAGCSQPRDVGGDRAMFGSSVAKVDMECDQQQQQPPEQQLGMDEPTWRAF